CCATTTCAACTGGGTTACAGAATACTCGGAACAGAATTTGACGTAGTGCAGCAAGATGCAAACCAGGTTGAGGTCTCTTTCAGAACACAATGGAATCCCTCCCACGGAGGCAAGCTTGTGCCTTTAAACGTCGACAAAAGGTTGCACCGCAGATTCTGTGCTTGTCGAGAAGCAAACACTAGTAGGGTAGCTAATTGAGATTGAGCTTATAATTCTGTAGGTTTGTGATGTTGCGAGGCAGCTCAGGCTTCTACACCTACGCCATATATGAACACCTTCAAGGCTGGCCCGACTTCAATCTAGCAGAGACCAGGGTGGCTTTCAAGCTTAGAAAGGATAGGTACATGATCTCCACCTTCCCTCGTGCAATTTTCTACCTTGACCATGTAACGTTGCTATGTGGATCCTAGGCTGGTTCTTCATCGGCACTTGTGTGAAACAGGTTTCACTACATGGCCATTGCAGACAACAGACAAAGAATCATGCCCATGCCAGAAGATCGCCAGCCCGGAAGGTCACAGAAGTTGGATTACTCAGAAGCAGTCAGACTGACAAACCCAATTAATGCAGCCTTGAGAGGGGAGGTAAGAAAGGAGTCTCCTTTTGAATTATCTTATCATGCAGTTAATAGCAATGATCATGCACGCAGCATCTGAATCTACCGAATGATTGCATAGGTGGATGATAAATACCAGTATTCCATTGAGAACAAGGACAGTATGGTGCATGGATGGATTTCTTCTGATCCTTCCGTAGGGTTTTGGGTGATCACCCCAAGTATTGAGTTTAAGTCAGGAGGGCCTGTGAAGCAGGATCTGACATCTCATGTTGGTCCTACCTCCCTCGCTGTGAGTACCATGCTTGTGCCTCCGATATCTTTCACCTTGCAGACTTATTTGCATCAAAATGTTTGAGAAAGATGCACTGACATTGGTTCACTTGTTTGGTACAAATTCTTTGTCCCCAAATTTCAGACCTTTGTGAGTTCTCATTACGCCGGGGACGACATTTTGCCTAGAGTCAGAAATGGAGAATACTGGAAGAAGGTGTTTGGCCCTGTGTTCATTTACCTTAATTCTGCATCGACGAAATCGGATCCGAAGCTTCTCTGGGAGGACGCCAAGAAGCAGGTAGGCCGTCTTGCTTCTTTTCCCATCGAAAACTATAATTACTGTATGTGATAGTGATTTCCTTGGAGCATAAAGTGTTCTCTAACATTCTTGCCCAACAAACTATATGAGGCATTTCTAGAATAATCAAATCTTAATGTACACGATTTCTTCCTTCACACAGAGTTCTTTCCATATTTGAATTCCTTGTCACTCAAAGAATGGATACGAAGCACAAGAATCTACATTGAGCTTTCTTCTTGATTCAGGCGCGGGTTGAAGAGGGAAGCTGGCCGTACAAGTTTCCTGCTTCAAAGGACTTCCAAAAGAGGGAGCAAAGAGGCTCTGTTTCCGGCAGACTATTTGTTGTAGACGAGTATGTAGCATTTGTCTAATTTCTTAGGCATATCCTGTGTCTCGTGATGTAGAACGATATCTGTTCTGATGAGGATACATTATTCTGTCAGGACCGCCAATAAGCATTACGTAAATGGGAATGCTGCTTTTGTTGGTTTGGCTTCACCAGGAGAAGCAGGATCTTGGCAGAGAGAAAGCAAGGTTCCTACCTACTGATCCTGTTCAAGAAAGTTCTTATCATAATTCGAGCTAAACATAATCACCATGATGTGTTGCAGGGATACCAGTTCTGGGTAAGAGCAGATGCTAAGGGAATGTTCTTCATCAAGAACGTCAGAACTGGAGTGTACAACCTTTATGCATGGGTTCCTGGTTTTATTGG
The window above is part of the Musa acuminata AAA Group cultivar baxijiao chromosome BXJ1-1, Cavendish_Baxijiao_AAA, whole genome shotgun sequence genome. Proteins encoded here:
- the LOC135584191 gene encoding probable rhamnogalacturonate lyase B isoform X1: MDNGIVQLTLSKPRGSITGVKHHGVGNLLEVKNREDGRGYWDVVWNRSDPDSGIFDIILGTEFDVVQQDANQVEVSFRTQWNPSHGGKLVPLNVDKRFVMLRGSSGFYTYAIYEHLQGWPDFNLAETRVAFKLRKDRFHYMAIADNRQRIMPMPEDRQPGRSQKLDYSEAVRLTNPINAALRGEVDDKYQYSIENKDSMVHGWISSDPSVGFWVITPSIEFKSGGPVKQDLTSHVGPTSLATFVSSHYAGDDILPRVRNGEYWKKVFGPVFIYLNSASTKSDPKLLWEDAKKQARVEEGSWPYKFPASKDFQKREQRGSVSGRLFVVDEYVAFHYVNGNAAFVGLASPGEAGSWQRESKGYQFWVRADAKGMFFIKNVRTGVYNLYAWVPGFIGDYKSSVNITVTSGNHINLGNLEYRPPRDGPTLWEIGIPDRSAAEFFVPDPYPCYINRLYVNHPDRFRQYGLWERYTDLYPDHDLMYTVGISNYKKDWFYAHVTRKHGQASYQATTWQIKFRLNNVRRSGTYKLRLALASAVFSEIQVRFNNPIVQQPAHFTTELIGRDNSIARHGIHGLYWLFSIDVDSSWLLEGDNIIFLTQTRSESPFEGVMYDYIRLEAPA
- the LOC135584191 gene encoding probable rhamnogalacturonate lyase B isoform X3 encodes the protein MDNGIVQLTLSKPRGSITGVKHHGVGNLLEVKNREDGRGYANIYLYWDVVWNRSDPDSGIFDIILGTEFDVVQQDANQVEVSFRTQWNPSHGGKLVPLNVDKRFVMLRGSSGFYTYAIYEHLQGWPDFNLAETRVAFKLRKDRFHYMAIADNRQRIMPMPEDRQPGRSQKLDYSEAVRLTNPINAALRGEVDDKYQYSIENKDSMVHGWISSDPSVGFWVITPSIEFKSGGPVKQDLTSHVGPTSLATFVSSHYAGDDILPRVRNGEYWKKVFGPVFIYLNSASTKSDPKLLWEDAKKQARVEEGSWPYKFPASKDFQKREQRGSVSGRLFVVDEYVAFHYVNGNAAFVGLASPGEAGSWQRESKGYQFWVRADAKGMFFIKNVRTGVYNLYAWVPGFIGDYKSSVNITVTSGNHINLGNLEYRPPRDGPTLWEIGIPDRSAAEFFVPDPYPCYINRLYVNHPDRFRQYGLWERYTDLYPDHDLMYTVGISNYKKDWFYAHVTRKHGQASYQATTWQIKFRLNNVRRSGTYKLRLALASAVFSEIQVRFNNPIVQQPAHFTTELIGRDNSIARHGIHGLYWLFSIDVDSSWLLEGDNIIFLTQTRSESPFEGVMYDYIRLEAPA
- the LOC135584191 gene encoding probable rhamnogalacturonate lyase B isoform X2: MLRGSSGFYTYAIYEHLQGWPDFNLAETRVAFKLRKDRFHYMAIADNRQRIMPMPEDRQPGRSQKLDYSEAVRLTNPINAALRGEVDDKYQYSIENKDSMVHGWISSDPSVGFWVITPSIEFKSGGPVKQDLTSHVGPTSLATFVSSHYAGDDILPRVRNGEYWKKVFGPVFIYLNSASTKSDPKLLWEDAKKQARVEEGSWPYKFPASKDFQKREQRGSVSGRLFVVDEYVAFHYVNGNAAFVGLASPGEAGSWQRESKGYQFWVRADAKGMFFIKNVRTGVYNLYAWVPGFIGDYKSSVNITVTSGNHINLGNLEYRPPRDGPTLWEIGIPDRSAAEFFVPDPYPCYINRLYVNHPDRFRQYGLWERYTDLYPDHDLMYTVGISNYKKDWFYAHVTRKHGQASYQATTWQIKFRLNNVRRSGTYKLRLALASAVFSEIQVRFNNPIVQQPAHFTTELIGRDNSIARHGIHGLYWLFSIDVDSSWLLEGDNIIFLTQTRSESPFEGVMYDYIRLEAPA